The Victivallis lenta DNA window TTTCTGGAGTTTCGATTTGCAAAAGGGAATTCCCATGGCAAACCGTTTCTGGGAATTGACGTTTGACTGTCGCCGGGATGCCGCTTCCGGGAAGGAATTTTTTAAAGCAAGCCGTTTGTGTGTCAATACGCTCTCTTTGGCTGAAATCGGTGTGGGCGGCAAAGGATGGCGGGAAGTCCCTTGTAAAGGAGAAGCCGCGACTGGCGGCGGAATTTTGCGTATCAGTCTGGTGCAAGGCAAGGTGAAAGTCTTTTTTGATGACCGGAAAATCGGAGAAGGTGAGTTGGGAAAAGAATTCATGGATTCCAGAAACTGGCAGTTCGGTTTCTCCGCTTTCGGTGAAAACTATCCGGTGCTTATGCTTGACCGCATGGATATCTATGGAGTTTCCCTGCCATGAATCAATCAGAAGAATTTCAGGAGCCGGCTTATCATATTCTTCCGCTGCTGATCAGCGCCTTACTCTGCGGGCTGGCTGCTTGGGAGAGGGATATGGAAGGTGTTGTCTATTCCCTACTGCTTGGTGGGGGCATCGGCGTGATTCTGTTTGAGCGGATTCGGGTCAAACATCTGCAGACGGGTTGTTCGGTGTTGAAAACGAGCCTTTTTTTTCTGATTCTGTTGCTGGGATGCAAATGGGCGGCAGATCTTCTCGCATTTGAAAACCTGTCTTGGGATACGCTTTGGTATGGAATTACATTGGTACTGGCTTTATTCCGTTACCGCTGGTATCTTCCTCGGTTGATCAGAAGGCGGGCCGGTCTGATGAATTCAGCTTCCAGATGAACGAGATGTCAGATTTTCGGATAGGCTGTCAACGCGCGCGCGCGTACAATATTATATAGGCTGCTGCATCGGAAATACCCTGAAAAAACGCAAAAAAAAAGTTCCTTTTCCACTTGCCTGATCGCCTCTGAAGTATTATTGTATAACAGACTGATTTTCAGTCGGGTTGATCTCCACATTCCGTGTATTTTTGCGAATCAAGACAGAAACCGACCAAGTTTAAAAAAAGATTTGCCATGGAGTAGCGAGAATGCCCGGGAGAAGTGCATACACTTCTTTCGGGCGCTTCCTTGTATTTTCATGGCGGGTTCTTGGTCGGACCTCTGTCTTGGTGCTTGGAGGCGTCCGTCTTTTTTTGCCCGCCTTCAAGCCGATTCCCAAAAACACGTGGAGTCGGCTTTTTCTTTATTCGTCTGTCCCTGTGCAAAACAAGCTGGAGAAATATATGTCAGAACAGAAAATAGATGTAACGATCCATGACGATAATTGGGGGTGTGGCGGTGGCTGTGTCTGTTTTCTGATTTTCTGGATTACCATCATGTTTCTGTTGAGCCTGTTGAAAGCCTTTATTACTTTAGCATCGTGTTTTTTTATTGCATGTCTGGGAGGATTGGGCCTGCTTCTTCTGGTTGGCGTCATCAGGGAAGCATGGAAGTGGATGCGAATGTTGCCTTATTGGGGAAATAACGGCAAACGAATGTTTGTCAAAGGTATAGGCTTGGCACTCTTCGCTATATCATTGACACTGATTGTGTATTATCTCGTCTTTGTTCCAGAAATTAATGCACAAATTCTCAATAATACGCTTTGGTGGAAGAAAATATTCGGAAATTTGGAACTAAAGCCGGAATATACATTCCTACCGCCTCGCAGTTGGCCGGAAGCTGGCATCCTTCTGATGGGTATGCTCGGTTTGATTGGTTCTTTTATTCCGTTGCGTCAAAAGCATTACACTCAGCACTGAAATAATCGAAGGAGTATGGGAAATGGCATCTGCTCAAACTATGCAGTCAAGACAACACAAGAATCCAAATATTGACAAACTGGTAGAACTGGGAGATAAAATTTTCGAGAAATACGACGCGAAAAAAGACCAGATTGCCGATGCCGACATTCGTGGTTTTATGACGACGTTGTTGCATGAGTTGGATCGGAATATCAGGCAATTTAAGACAAATAGATTCTTTATTGCAGTCTTTGGTGCATTGAAAGCTGGTAAATCCACTCTTATCAATGCACTGGCGGAACACTATACCAGTCCCTCCGGCTATGGTTACGAAACGACGCTCCATTGTTCGCTCATCCTCTGTGCAGATGAGGAACATCCCGAGGGGATTTATTTATATCAACTCACCGGAAATAAAAAGCGGGAGGAAACTGATCGGCAGGAGAAAGCACGGGAATTGCTGGATTATTTTCGTGGGCTTTATGATTGGGAATTTATTTCTAAAGGTGGAAACTGGGAACGGTCAGAACGCTACCTGCTGAATGGCCATGATCTTCATCCATCCAAAGATAATCTCGAGGCAGTTCTGACGGAGGCAATTTTGTCTCGTTATCCCCAGCTTATGTTGGTGGAGATTCGAATTAAGTCCGAAAAAGATGATAATTTTCTACTGAAAAACATCGGGATTCTCGACATGCCGGGTCTGGACGGCAGCATTGCCAATGTAAAAACCGATCCCATCATCGCCGAGTTGCCGAAGGCCGCAGATTACTTCTTATATGTACAGAGTTCCATTGCTGCTATCAATAGCGGAGCAAGAGACTACATTCTCTCTCTGATTAATAACTCTAAAGAATATATTGTCGTTTTTAATGAAATCCGGGCACAATATTGGCTCAAATCAGAGGTTCAATCAGAGGTTATAGAAGAACAGAACAATAAAGCGATAGGCCACCTCGCTAAAAGCCTCGGTGTGAATCCCCCCCGTTCATTCCGTATTAATGCAGCACAGGCTTGGGATAGCAAAAACAGGCGTTTCCAAGTGGATAAGCTTATGGATGGTTTAACTTTAGAAAAGCTTTATGATGATTCTCATATTCAGGATTTGAAAAATGAAATTTCCAAGCTCTGTCAAAATAGCGTTACCGAAATTCTGGAT harbors:
- a CDS encoding dynamin family protein, which gives rise to MASAQTMQSRQHKNPNIDKLVELGDKIFEKYDAKKDQIADADIRGFMTTLLHELDRNIRQFKTNRFFIAVFGALKAGKSTLINALAEHYTSPSGYGYETTLHCSLILCADEEHPEGIYLYQLTGNKKREETDRQEKARELLDYFRGLYDWEFISKGGNWERSERYLLNGHDLHPSKDNLEAVLTEAILSRYPQLMLVEIRIKSEKDDNFLLKNIGILDMPGLDGSIANVKTDPIIAELPKAADYFLYVQSSIAAINSGARDYILSLINNSKEYIVVFNEIRAQYWLKSEVQSEVIEEQNNKAIGHLAKSLGVNPPRSFRINAAQAWDSKNRRFQVDKLMDGLTLEKLYDDSHIQDLKNEISKLCQNSVTEILDKNALNSLKEWIKTALPLEDFIKLQDEINQRWKQDLEKWDAIDQKFEDIRLMDEDKEDEPISIGDKLAEIEEKIKNLFFNEQNDSSMLQKIPKFEDFKKAKKIQYAKADKELLKIVWPPEGRNKIKNQSRCACNHFVEKLQNAIEKRIDFPLNTKNNESLLLHAANYTSVLDKIKEAINSADGSLDIVSNDSNDPLIGWSGRLWMTDSKKAKARIDYFKNFQKRFEEAVKKYSDDKIKLIKGCSDDLQEALRKDKGEWQNEYNEKTKKITADIEFIREFQKDLSDLEEARKRVYQS